The DNA region ATTTGGGTTTCACCAGGGGATTAGCAGATTCCGGCTGTTCTCGATGGCGTCAGAGCCCAAGGAATCTCCCGCCAACAACCCCGGTCTCCACTCCACTGCCGATGAAGCCACCAAAGGCTACTTCATGCAGCAAACCGTAAAATGACTTCCCTTTCTTCCAATGAATGTGTTTCTTTGTCATGTCAGTCTTCAATTTTGCTTATCGAATTCCCGAACTGTGATTGGCAGATGTTCCGTATCAAGGATCCCAAAGTCAGCCTTGACTTCTACTCTCGCGTGTTGGGAATGTCGTACGTTTGTTTTTGACCTCGTTCCTGTCGATGAAATGATTATAATTTCACTGTTTATGTTGAATTATGCAGCAAATGATGCATAATTTCCGTTGCCATCTTAAGTTAATAGATGCCCTTTTGAGATCTATTGAGGAAATGAGCTGAAGTTGGgtaaattttgaatatttctaTTAGGTTGCTGAAGAGGTTGGACTTTCCGGAAATGAAGTTCAGCTTGTATTTTCTGGGTTATGAGGTACTCATTGTCATTTTCCGTATTTCTGCGACTAATTTATTCTGTGGATaagtatatctatatatttgtgCAGGACACTTCATCTGCTCCGAGTAATGCCGTTGATAGAACGGTCTGGACTTTTGGTCAGAAGGCTACGATCGAGCTGACACAGTTAAGACTGGCTCTTCtataatctctctctctctccctcctcccATCTTTTTCTACATTAATGTAGAGCGAAGAAAGTCTATTGAAGTCTCAAAAACTGAAAATTTTGTTGCAGCAACTGGGGAACTGAAAGTGATCCCGAATTCAAAGGGTACCACAATGGGAACTCGGATCCTCGCGGCTTTGGTATTGCACTTTTTAACTCTTGCTCTCTGGTGTTGTGGTATAAAGGAATTGTATTGTGGTGAGCCAATTCATTAGTTTTGTCATCATCATCTTATATTGGTGGTATGGGCACAAAAATTGACTCTTAGCTAttcctgtttttttttttttttgggtggagGGGAGGGGGGACTGAAATAGGTAAGTGGACATTTCGTCATTTGCATTTGTAGAGCA from Punica granatum isolate Tunisia-2019 chromosome 3, ASM765513v2, whole genome shotgun sequence includes:
- the LOC116201832 gene encoding lactoylglutathione lyase isoform X1; this encodes MAASSLTSSLSRLSLFRFTPRPWPSLAVPFYLVTTKRKGISRFRLFSMASEPKESPANNPGLHSTADEATKGYFMQQTMFRIKDPKVSLDFYSRVLGMSLLKRLDFPEMKFSLYFLGYEDTSSAPSNAVDRTVWTFGQKATIELTHNWGTESDPEFKGYHNGNSDPRGFGHIGITVDDTYKACERFERLGVEFVKKPDDGKMKGIAFIKDPDGYWIEIFDLKTIGKVTEAAA
- the LOC116201832 gene encoding lactoylglutathione lyase isoform X2 translates to MASEPKESPANNPGLHSTADEATKGYFMQQTMFRIKDPKVSLDFYSRVLGMSLLKRLDFPEMKFSLYFLGYEDTSSAPSNAVDRTVWTFGQKATIELTHNWGTESDPEFKGYHNGNSDPRGFGHIGITVDDTYKACERFERLGVEFVKKPDDGKMKGIAFIKDPDGYWIEIFDLKTIGKVTEAAA